The following proteins are encoded in a genomic region of Enoplosus armatus isolate fEnoArm2 chromosome 11, fEnoArm2.hap1, whole genome shotgun sequence:
- the LOC139292260 gene encoding immunoglobulin superfamily member 3-like: protein MMCSLQSFWGANLLLYLGLFLRCGEARVNTEAQTGPLYRVVGSPLFISCNVSGFASASTRKEFEFRIIKAANPTFEINIISTSDQTFAYAMYSNRVMNGEITLKHVSSNSVVFEIQSLEKRDEGEYDCSVINPEAGYDGAYNAKTTVKVIDNSLSVSSPASTSLSYNEGDVLTLTCQASSNTVQHTHLSLAWYLHKDGEDNAQPIISLDRDFTLSPGQGFEGRYQAGLIRLDKMGEATYRLKMAQLKLSDQGRIYCQAQEWIQDPDRSWYTIAQKSAGETVLNVKGRVMVPDTSSLVVRILAQPTTLQEGQELSLSCNIDTQNLEERFFSVAWLRGSVVLAHIGPTGILSAGPEYSVRAKEGELRAARIGDRDYSLMLQPVRTEDQGEYICRAWPQDRGQGGAFTEGAAQDSSPQLVSISVTESGLSVEMQNTLSVNEGDRLKLTCKVNGVKDQLSVTWQHRSTPSSTAIFTNIISLSQEGVMEKVGEFVSRKVKATRTATDTFTLELDEVTPSDAGVYQCTVSEWKINSKTKSQSQTAAVTVAPADSFVKVYLISRNNVVTVGENVELMCRVRGPHVPITLTWSLQRDTSTLDNILTLYSDGAISWSGDQHRYQLKVETKQNEVVHFLLINGASHREAGRYQCSVSVFLENVHKKLPPSNQLAVDVKNPVSKLVLTSTPALTRNINTEIEIKCSVISERSASSRYAVTWMLLQQAENKTIASSDLDALVTFGPRVELSHSQRISMKRTKGPSFELSIRQARISDTGSYICEVVEWLQDPHGDWYQLPPVSKTTKLTVVEPANDLRLDKKEQPLFAREGDNVELKCNMISGAPSPSFFYGVSWLYAGHESSVPIVLVELDHTGLLSYPENQGLRGLQGRLRLSRPTQSSFYLGIQKAHDGDSGTYQCQVEQYQLDHEGHWQQKASDSAGPIAVTVNVAEKNLSIVKKEGELNVSRSQDFTIPCHITKQSSNESEFQVTWFWQKETETKQGPIFVVYRNSTLQDSFVKGNHLRFGHPLPNQFSLTVLKPGPEDSGVYFCEVEEWLPSLFHGWRKVAVEKSGYLTVNVRAKEDANAVSEPECKSGTWIGILIAIVICTLLVILLLVVKMCRSKGKKASQSFWAQQVPLNIKPSAEE from the exons ATGATGTGTTCCCTGCAGTCCTTTTGGGGGGCCAATTTGCTCTTGTATTTGGGGCTATTTCTGCGCTGTG GGGAAGCCAGAGTGAACACTGAAGCACAGACTGGGCCTCTGTATCGTGTGGTGGGCTCTCCGCTCTTCATCTCCTGCAATGTGAGTGGCTTCGCCAGCGCCAGCACTAGAAAAGAATTTGAATTCCGTATTATCAAGGCTGCAAATCCAACATTTGAGATCAACATCATCAGCACCAGTGACCAAACCTTTGCCTATGCCATGTATTCTAACCGTGTGATGAACGGGGAAATTACTCTGAAACATGTGTCTTCAAACTCAGTCGTCTTTGAGATACAAAGCCTAGAGAAACGTGATGAAGGGGAATATGACTGTTCTGTGATCAACCCAGAAGCTGGCTATGATGGAGCCTACAATGCTAAGACAACAGTGAAAG TGATTGACAACTCCCTAAGTGTTTCATCACCTGCCTCCACCTCACTGAGCTATAATGAGGGTGATGTTCTCACTTTAACATGCCAAGCCTCCAGCAACACCGTCCAGCACACCCATCTGTCTCTTGCCTGGTATCTCCATAAAGacggcgaggacaacgcacagCCTATCATTTCTCTGGACAGAGATTTCACACTGAGCCCAGGCCAGGGGTTTGAAGGGCGTTACCAAGCTGGACTCATAAGGTTAGATAAAATGGGAGAGGCCACGTACAGGCTTAAGATGGCTCAGCTGAAGCTGTCAGACCAAGGCAGGATCTACTGCCAGGCTCAGGAGTGGATCCAAGATCCTGACCGCTCCTGGTACACTATCGCACAGAAGAGTGCAGGAGAAACTGTCCTGAATGTCAAAGGCAGAG TGATGGTGCCAGACACGTCGTCTCTGGTGGTGAGAATCTTGGCACAACCGACAACTCTGCAGGAAGGGCAGGAACTATCACTATCCTGcaacatagacacacagaaCCTGGAGGAAAGGTTCTTCTCTGTAGCCTGGCTCAGGGGAAGTGTTGTGCTGGCCCACATCGGCCCTACAGGCATTCTGTCTGCGGGGCCCGAGTACAGCGTGCGAGCGAAAGAAGGAGAGCTCAGGGCCGCCCGGATAGGGGACAGAGATTACAGTCTCATGTTGCAGCCTGTCAGAACCGAGGACCAAGGAGAGTATATCTGCAGGGCATGGCCTCAGGACAGAGGCCAGGGTGGTGCCTTTACAGAGGGAGCAGCCCAGGACTCCAGCCCCCAGCTGGTCAGCATCTCAGTCACAG AAAGTGGGCTCTCAGTTGAAATGCAAAACACTCTGAGTGTTAACGAAGGTGACAGGCTGAAGCTCACCTGTAAAGTGAATGGGGTCAAAGATCAGCTCTCCGTCACCTGGCAACACAGATCAACACCCTCATCAACAGCCATCTTCACCAACATCATCAGTCTAAGTCAGGAGGGTGTTATGGAAAAAGTGGGGGAGTTTGTGAGTCGCAAAGTAAAGGCAACGCGTACAGCAACTGACACCTTCACCCTAGAGCTTGATGAGGTCACACCTTCAGATGCAGGTGTCTACCAGTGTACTGTGTCTGAATGGAAAATCAATAGCAAGACCAAGAGCCAGTCACAGACTGCCGCTGTGACAGTTGCTCCTGCGG ATTCGTTTGTGAAAGTGTACCTGATAAGTCGCAACAACGTAGTGACTGTAGGAGAAAATGTGGAGTTGATGTGCAGGGTCAGAGGGCCACACGTACCAATAACACTGACTTGGAGTCTGCAGCGTGATACCTCAACCCTAGATAACATCCTGACACTGTACTCTGATGGTGCCATCAGCTGGTCTGGAGACCAGCACCGCTACCAGCTGAAAGTAGAGACGAAACAGAATGAAGTCGTTCACTTTCTGCTCATCAACGGTGCGAGccacagagaggcaggaaggTACCAGTGTAGCGTGTCTGTCTTCCTGGAGAATGTACACAAGAAGCTGCCTCCGTCCAACCAGCTGGCTGTGGATGTGAAGAACCCAG TGAGCAAGCTTGTTCTCACCTCCACCCCGGCCTTGACAAGAAATATCAACACTGAGATAGAAATAAAATGCTCAGTTATCTCAGAACGCTCTGCGTCCTCTCGCTACGCTGTCACCTGGATGCTGCTGCAACAGGCAGAAAATAAGACCATTGCAAGCTCGGACCTGGACGCCCTAGTAACATTTGGACCCAGGGTAGAGTTGAGCCACAGCCAGCGAATCAGCATGAAGCGCACTAAGGGCCCTAGTTTTGAACTGAGTATTCGGCAAGCTCGGATCTCAGACACAGGCTCATACATATGTGAGGTGGTGGAGTGGCTACAAGATCCTCATGGTGATTGGTATCAGCTCCCACCAGTGTCCAAAACTACAAAGCTAACAGTTGTTGAGCCTG CCAATGACCTTCGCTTAGATAAGAAAGAGCAGCCGCTGTTTGCCAGGGAGGGAGACAACGTGGAGCTCAAGTGTAACATGATCTCAGGCGCACCCAGTCCCTCTTTTTTCTACGGAGTCTCTTGGCTCTACGCTGGACACGAGTCGTCTGTCCCAATTGTCCTGGTGGAGCTTGATCACACGGGCCTGCTGAGTTACCCAGAGAACCAGGGGCTCAGAGGCCTGCAGGGGCGGCTTCGTCTCTCCAGACCCACTCAGAGCAGCTTCTACCTAGGGATTCAGAAGGCCCATGACGGGGATAGTGGGACCTATCAGTGCCAGGTGGAGCAATACCAGCTGGATCATGAAGGCCACTGGCAGCAAAAGGCCTCAGACAGCGCTGGCCCCATCGCAGTGACTGTAAATGTTGCAG aaaaaaacctGTCCATTGTAAAGAAAGAAGGGGAGTTGAATGTGAGCAGATCCCAGGATTTTACTATCCCCTGTCATATCACCAAACAATCCAGCAATGAGTCTGAGTTCCAGGTCACATGGTTTtggcagaaagagacagaaactaaACAAGGGCCCATATTTGTTGTGTACCGAAACTCCACCCTACAAGACAGCTTTGTGAAGGGTAATCATCTAAGATTTGGCCACCCTTTGCCCAACCAGTTCAGCCTTACAGTCTTGAAGCCAGGTCCTGAGGATAGTGGCGTGTATTTCTGTGAGGTAGAAGAGTGGCTCCCATCTCTGTTTCATGGGTGGAGGAAGGTTGCAGTGGAAAAGTCAGGATACTTGACTGTCAATGTCCGTGCAAAAG AAGATGCCAACGCCGTCTCTGAGCCAGAATGCAAGTCGGGTACCTGGATAGGGATTCTCATAGCTATTGTCATCTGCACACTGTTGGTCATATTGCTACTGGTGGTGAAGATGTGCCGGAGCAAGGGAAAGAAGGCCAGCCAATCTTTCTGGGCACAGCAAGTCCCTCTGAACATCAAACCCAGTGCAGAGGAATGA